From a single Planctellipticum variicoloris genomic region:
- a CDS encoding BlaI/MecI/CopY family transcriptional regulator has translation MTTPAPHSRRESQIMDIIFARGEATVRQIREGLPDPPTDMAVRRMLQILEEKGHLRRRTQGREVVYLPKQSKARAGTNALQHVLNVFFGGAMDEALASHFASKETLTDEQLQRMQELIQQARAGGR, from the coding sequence ATGACAACGCCTGCTCCCCATTCGCGCCGGGAGAGTCAGATCATGGACATCATCTTCGCCAGAGGCGAAGCGACAGTGCGCCAGATCCGGGAGGGGTTGCCCGACCCGCCTACCGACATGGCTGTGCGGCGGATGCTGCAGATCCTCGAAGAAAAGGGGCATCTGCGTCGCCGCACGCAGGGACGCGAAGTCGTCTATCTGCCGAAGCAGTCGAAGGCCCGCGCGGGAACCAACGCCCTGCAGCACGTGCTGAATGTCTTTTTCGGCGGTGCGATGGACGAAGCCCTCGCCTCGCACTTCGCCAGCAAGGAAACGCTCACCGACGAGCAGCTCCAGAGGATGCAGGAGCTGATCCAGCAAGCCCGAGCCGGCGGACGCTGA
- a CDS encoding SirB1 family protein, whose translation MTVGEEFSQDSEFAKLLSRRRDVNLVVAALEIARDAQPQLDFSHTLEWIARRGEELRGPVAKARNERHALKELARCLSGMHGLHGDRNAFDEPASSYVNRVIETGVGIPISLSVVYMAVADAAGIELAGVATPMHFLTRFDSVDGPLFVDAFHAGQILKYHDCVTWLESISGLDDAQVLQSLEPATPREIILRMLNNLKALHLKHEDWQQVWRVQQRLTALMPGSYQHQRDLALVAIRSNRPGIAIDLLEDCLSVCDAEEKALLLTHLQAAERMLAGWN comes from the coding sequence ATGACGGTCGGCGAAGAGTTCTCACAGGATTCCGAGTTTGCGAAGCTGTTGTCCCGGCGACGCGACGTCAACCTCGTCGTCGCCGCTCTTGAAATCGCCCGCGACGCACAGCCGCAGCTCGATTTCAGCCATACTCTCGAATGGATCGCCCGGCGGGGCGAAGAGCTTCGCGGACCGGTCGCCAAAGCCCGCAACGAGCGACACGCCCTGAAAGAACTCGCCCGCTGCCTTTCCGGGATGCACGGCCTCCATGGAGATCGCAACGCATTTGACGAGCCGGCAAGCAGTTACGTCAATCGCGTGATTGAAACCGGCGTCGGCATTCCGATCAGCCTGTCGGTCGTTTACATGGCCGTGGCCGATGCTGCGGGGATTGAGCTCGCAGGCGTCGCGACACCCATGCACTTTCTCACGCGGTTCGATTCGGTCGACGGTCCGCTGTTTGTCGATGCATTTCATGCCGGTCAGATTCTCAAGTACCACGATTGCGTCACCTGGCTGGAATCGATTTCTGGTCTCGACGATGCTCAGGTGCTTCAGTCGCTCGAACCGGCGACTCCTCGGGAAATCATCCTGCGGATGCTGAATAACCTGAAAGCATTGCATCTCAAGCACGAAGACTGGCAGCAGGTCTGGCGGGTTCAACAGCGACTGACCGCCCTGATGCCCGGTTCCTATCAACATCAGCGCGACCTGGCGCTGGTTGCGATCAGGTCCAACCGTCCAGGTATTGCGATCGACCTGCTTGAGGATTGCCTGAGCGTCTGCGACGCCGAAGAGAAAGCCCTCCTGCTGACGCATCTGCAAGCCGCCGAGCGGATGCTCGCCGGCTGGAACTGA
- the carB gene encoding carbamoyl-phosphate synthase large subunit: MPRRDDLKKILIIGSGPIVIGQACEFDYSGTQACKALREEGYEVVLVNSNPATIMTDPGTADRTYIEPITWEYVAKILEVEKPCAVLPTLGGQTGLNTAMELHRRGILERLGVELIGARADVIKKAEERDLFKQAMLKIGLDVCKSRAVRNMDQAYQALEELGLPMIIRASFTLGGTGGGVAYNRQEFDEKVRKGLSLSPVSEVLLEESIIGWKEYEMEVMRDVADNVVIICAIENFDPMGVHTGDSITVAPAQTLSDKEYQRMRDATIAVMREIGVETGGSNVQFAIDPKSGRMIVVEMNPRVSRSSALASKATGFPIAKIAAKLAVGYRLDELANDITRETLACFEPTIDYVVTKIPRWTFEKFPEADTELTVQMKSVGETMAIGRTFKESLQKALRGLEIGHFGLGGGSKDLWGGDRQPSTDEIESKLARPNEERIFYIRYAFKAGMTIEHIHELTRIDPWFLENIRQLLLAEDEINAVGRLDAVSPAQMRRFKQYGFSDRQLAYWWDSIEPEVRARRVELGVIATFKQVDTCAAEFEAYTPYYYSTYESEDEAPGPRTDGKRRVVILGGGPNRIGQGIEFDYCCCQASYALRELGIESVMVNSNPETVSTDYDTSDLLFFEPLTTEDVLNICDRLQPDGVIVQFGGQTPLNLARGLERAGVKIIGTSPAMIDAAEDREQFQAILNKINLRQPENGIAVDVAGARQIANRIGYPVLVRPSFVLGGRAMVICYDEDQVQRYMIEAVSASPDRPVLIDKFLEDAIEVDVDAISDGETTLVGGVMEHIEEAGVHSGDSACVLPPYSLPDSVVQEIKQATYALAAELQVCGLMNVQYAVKHTGGEYQVYVLEVNPRASRTSPFVSKATNLSLARMAAKVMVGTTLKEQGITTEVTPKHVSVKESVFPFNRFAGVDIILGPEMKSTGEVMGIADDFPVAYLKSQIAAGNALPRTGAVFISLCGPHKYQIIPSARRLKEMGFRIVATSGTARVLREAGIEVDIVRKLQEGRPNLLDLMANSEIQFIFNTPSGKGPRTDEGRIRAAAVINGVPCATTLPGCIAVVQALEALARQPEPQVCTLQDWAKKG; this comes from the coding sequence GTGCCTCGTCGCGACGATCTGAAGAAGATTCTGATTATCGGTTCCGGCCCCATCGTCATCGGGCAGGCCTGCGAATTCGATTACTCCGGAACCCAGGCCTGCAAGGCATTGCGCGAAGAGGGCTACGAGGTCGTTCTGGTCAATTCCAATCCCGCGACGATCATGACCGACCCCGGGACCGCGGATCGGACCTACATTGAGCCGATTACCTGGGAATATGTCGCCAAAATCCTGGAAGTCGAGAAGCCCTGCGCGGTGCTGCCGACGCTCGGCGGTCAGACAGGTCTCAACACGGCGATGGAGCTGCACCGCCGCGGAATCCTCGAACGGCTCGGCGTCGAGCTGATCGGCGCCCGGGCTGACGTGATCAAGAAGGCCGAAGAACGCGATCTGTTCAAACAGGCCATGCTGAAAATCGGCCTCGACGTCTGCAAGAGCCGGGCTGTCCGCAACATGGACCAGGCCTATCAGGCGCTCGAAGAACTCGGTCTGCCGATGATCATCCGGGCCAGCTTCACGCTCGGGGGGACGGGCGGCGGCGTCGCCTACAACCGCCAGGAATTCGACGAAAAAGTCCGTAAAGGACTCTCCTTGTCGCCGGTCAGCGAGGTGCTCCTCGAAGAGTCCATCATCGGCTGGAAAGAATACGAGATGGAAGTGATGCGCGACGTTGCCGACAACGTCGTCATCATCTGCGCCATCGAAAATTTCGATCCGATGGGGGTCCACACCGGCGACTCGATCACCGTCGCCCCCGCCCAGACGCTGAGCGACAAAGAGTACCAGCGGATGCGCGACGCGACGATCGCCGTCATGCGGGAAATCGGCGTCGAGACCGGCGGCTCGAATGTGCAGTTCGCGATCGACCCGAAATCGGGCCGGATGATCGTCGTCGAGATGAATCCCCGCGTCAGCCGTTCCAGTGCGCTCGCGTCCAAGGCGACCGGCTTCCCGATCGCCAAAATCGCCGCCAAACTGGCCGTCGGCTACCGGCTCGACGAGCTCGCCAACGACATCACCCGCGAAACGCTGGCCTGCTTCGAACCGACCATCGACTATGTCGTCACCAAGATTCCCCGCTGGACCTTCGAAAAATTCCCCGAAGCCGACACGGAACTGACCGTCCAGATGAAGTCGGTCGGCGAGACGATGGCCATCGGCCGGACTTTCAAGGAATCGCTTCAGAAGGCCCTTCGCGGCCTCGAAATCGGCCACTTCGGGCTCGGAGGCGGCTCAAAGGACTTGTGGGGCGGCGATCGCCAGCCCTCGACCGACGAAATTGAAAGCAAACTGGCCCGCCCCAACGAGGAACGGATCTTCTACATCCGGTATGCGTTCAAGGCAGGGATGACCATCGAGCACATTCACGAGCTCACCCGCATCGACCCGTGGTTCCTGGAGAATATCCGCCAGTTGCTCCTCGCGGAGGACGAAATCAACGCCGTCGGCCGGCTGGACGCCGTTTCGCCGGCGCAGATGCGGCGGTTCAAGCAGTACGGATTCTCCGACCGGCAACTCGCCTACTGGTGGGACTCGATCGAACCGGAAGTCCGCGCCCGACGGGTGGAGCTGGGCGTGATCGCGACGTTCAAGCAGGTCGACACCTGTGCGGCGGAGTTCGAGGCGTACACCCCATACTATTATTCGACGTACGAGTCCGAGGACGAGGCTCCCGGACCGCGGACCGACGGTAAGCGGCGCGTCGTCATCCTCGGCGGCGGACCCAACCGGATCGGCCAGGGGATCGAGTTCGACTACTGCTGCTGCCAGGCCTCGTATGCCCTCCGCGAACTGGGCATCGAGAGCGTGATGGTCAACTCCAACCCCGAAACCGTGTCGACCGACTACGACACATCCGATCTGCTGTTCTTCGAACCGCTCACCACCGAAGACGTGCTCAATATTTGCGACCGCCTGCAGCCGGACGGCGTCATCGTCCAGTTCGGCGGCCAGACGCCCCTGAACCTCGCCCGCGGACTGGAACGGGCGGGCGTCAAGATCATCGGGACCAGCCCGGCGATGATCGACGCCGCCGAGGACCGCGAGCAGTTCCAGGCGATCCTCAATAAGATCAACCTGCGGCAGCCGGAGAACGGGATCGCCGTCGATGTCGCCGGCGCCCGCCAGATCGCCAACCGCATCGGTTATCCCGTGCTCGTCCGTCCCAGCTTCGTGCTCGGCGGTCGCGCGATGGTAATCTGCTACGACGAAGATCAGGTGCAGCGGTATATGATCGAGGCGGTCTCAGCCTCGCCCGATCGCCCCGTGCTGATCGACAAGTTCCTGGAAGACGCCATCGAGGTCGACGTCGACGCCATCTCCGACGGCGAAACGACGCTGGTCGGCGGCGTGATGGAGCACATCGAAGAAGCCGGCGTTCACTCGGGCGACTCCGCCTGCGTCCTGCCCCCTTACTCGCTGCCCGATTCCGTCGTGCAGGAGATCAAGCAGGCGACGTATGCACTGGCGGCGGAACTGCAGGTCTGCGGCCTGATGAACGTGCAATATGCCGTTAAGCATACTGGCGGCGAATACCAGGTCTACGTGCTGGAAGTCAATCCCCGCGCCAGCCGGACGTCTCCGTTCGTCTCCAAGGCGACGAACCTTTCCCTGGCCCGCATGGCAGCCAAGGTGATGGTCGGTACGACGCTCAAGGAACAGGGCATCACGACTGAAGTGACGCCGAAGCACGTTTCGGTCAAGGAAAGCGTCTTCCCGTTCAACCGCTTCGCCGGCGTCGACATCATTCTCGGTCCAGAGATGAAATCGACGGGTGAGGTGATGGGAATCGCCGACGACTTCCCCGTGGCCTATCTGAAGAGTCAGATCGCGGCGGGAAATGCCTTGCCGCGGACGGGAGCGGTCTTCATCAGCCTGTGCGGCCCGCACAAATACCAGATCATTCCTTCCGCCCGCCGGCTGAAGGAAATGGGTTTCCGAATCGTGGCCACCTCCGGCACCGCCCGCGTGCTGCGGGAAGCCGGCATCGAGGTCGACATCGTCCGCAAGCTGCAGGAAGGCCGGCCGAACCTGCTCGACCTGATGGCCAACTCGGAGATCCAGTTTATCTTCAACACGCCCAGCGGCAAGGGGCCGCGGACCGACGAAGGCCGGATCCGCGCCGCCGCCGTGATCAACGGCGTCCCGTGCGCCACCACGCTGCCGGGCTGCATCGCGGTGGTCCAGGCACTGGAAGCCCTCGCCCGCCAGCCCGAACCGCAGGTCTGCACCTTGCAGGACTGGGCGAAGAAGGGGTAG
- a CDS encoding mannose-1-phosphate guanylyltransferase, with translation MLHSVILAGGSGTRFWPQSRRQLPKQFLHLSGPETLIQTTWSRCRQLVAPDQSWVVTGGSLVAETARQLPDIPGEQILAEPCARSTAPGLALAALHLVQVDPEAIMLVLPADQVIEPAEEFVLAVRQAEQFIKHSPEAFVLFGAPAELPSTRYGYVHCGAEAVTGGARTFRVAGFQEKPTMLEAARYAATGEYYWNCGILVTRAETLLRSLAHLSPELHQGFAQMRAAFGGPTWEQTLQEQFAVLPSLAIDRVLLERGDNVYIQEATFAWDDVGTWQALAKLLPRGKDGNSIDGPCCGVEMEGCLVRTTRGHLIATVGVKDLIIIHTPTATLIADKRDETGLRKLISELDRKGWAEYL, from the coding sequence ATGTTGCATTCTGTGATTCTGGCCGGCGGCAGCGGGACGCGATTCTGGCCGCAAAGTCGACGGCAGTTGCCGAAACAATTTCTCCACCTCAGCGGCCCCGAGACATTGATCCAGACCACCTGGTCGCGATGCCGTCAACTGGTGGCTCCGGATCAGTCGTGGGTCGTGACCGGCGGCTCGCTGGTGGCGGAAACCGCCCGCCAGCTCCCGGACATTCCCGGCGAGCAGATTCTGGCCGAGCCTTGTGCGCGCAGCACTGCGCCGGGCCTGGCGCTGGCGGCGCTGCATCTAGTTCAGGTCGATCCCGAAGCCATCATGCTGGTGCTTCCCGCCGACCAGGTGATCGAACCGGCAGAAGAATTCGTCCTGGCCGTCCGCCAGGCGGAACAGTTCATCAAACACTCTCCCGAAGCGTTCGTGCTGTTCGGCGCCCCTGCAGAATTGCCTTCGACCCGCTACGGCTACGTTCACTGCGGAGCAGAAGCGGTGACGGGAGGCGCCCGCACATTTCGCGTGGCAGGTTTCCAGGAAAAGCCAACGATGCTGGAGGCCGCCCGTTATGCGGCGACCGGCGAATACTACTGGAATTGCGGAATCCTGGTGACGCGGGCCGAAACGCTGCTCCGTTCGCTCGCACACCTGTCTCCCGAGCTCCATCAGGGGTTTGCCCAGATGCGAGCGGCGTTCGGCGGCCCCACGTGGGAACAGACGCTGCAGGAACAGTTTGCAGTGCTCCCTTCGCTGGCGATCGACCGTGTCCTGCTGGAACGCGGAGACAACGTCTACATCCAGGAGGCGACATTCGCCTGGGACGATGTCGGGACCTGGCAGGCTCTGGCCAAACTCCTCCCGCGTGGCAAGGACGGGAACTCGATCGACGGCCCCTGCTGCGGCGTCGAAATGGAGGGGTGTCTGGTCCGCACGACACGCGGGCACCTGATCGCGACCGTCGGCGTCAAAGACCTGATTATCATCCACACTCCCACCGCGACGCTGATCGCCGACAAACGGGATGAAACCGGCCTTCGCAAGCTGATTTCCGAGCTTGATCGAAAGGGGTGGGCAGAGTACCTCTAG
- the lpxB gene encoding lipid-A-disaccharide synthase: MHIFFSVGEPSGDQHAAHLIQELRRRAPGLRVSGFGGPQMEAAGCSLLFPLTTMAVMGVFRVIPMIWKFYGLYRQAREYLQRHQPDLVVLVDFPGFNWWIASAAKRAGIPVVYYLPPQLWAWAPWRIWRVRKYVDLVLSGLTFETDWYAERKIPVLYVGHPFFDEIAEHRLDEAFCREWTSAKAPTVALLPGSRTHEVSGNWPVIVEVARRLHQRHPDVNFLVANYREKQRGECSNYLQKHAPELPVTCFVGKTSEIIELADCALMVSGSVSLELLARRTPAAVLYQCNWPTYILGRLLVTCRYMSLPNLIARRQIMPEYVCVGDPEAVVRQLVVDLDTWLSQPAALEHARTELGELRERIHSTGATGRVAGLLLERLQPAEVADRIAA; this comes from the coding sequence ATGCACATATTCTTCTCTGTCGGCGAGCCCAGCGGCGATCAGCACGCCGCCCATCTGATTCAGGAACTGCGGCGTCGCGCGCCCGGCCTCCGCGTCTCGGGATTCGGCGGGCCGCAAATGGAAGCGGCTGGCTGCAGCCTTCTCTTCCCGCTGACCACGATGGCCGTAATGGGTGTGTTCCGCGTCATTCCCATGATCTGGAAGTTCTACGGCCTGTACCGTCAGGCTCGCGAGTACCTGCAGCGGCATCAGCCTGATCTCGTCGTCCTGGTCGATTTCCCCGGATTCAACTGGTGGATTGCGAGCGCCGCCAAGCGCGCGGGCATTCCCGTCGTCTACTACCTGCCGCCGCAACTCTGGGCCTGGGCGCCCTGGAGAATCTGGCGGGTCCGCAAGTACGTCGACCTGGTGCTCTCGGGGCTGACGTTCGAAACCGACTGGTATGCCGAACGCAAGATCCCCGTGCTCTACGTCGGCCACCCGTTCTTCGACGAAATCGCCGAGCACCGGCTCGATGAGGCGTTTTGCCGCGAGTGGACCAGCGCCAAAGCTCCGACGGTCGCCCTGCTGCCCGGATCGCGAACGCACGAAGTCTCCGGAAACTGGCCCGTCATCGTCGAAGTCGCCCGCCGCCTGCACCAGCGGCATCCCGACGTCAATTTCCTGGTCGCCAATTACCGCGAAAAGCAGCGGGGCGAGTGCTCGAACTACCTCCAGAAGCACGCTCCGGAATTACCAGTCACCTGCTTCGTCGGGAAGACCTCGGAAATCATCGAACTCGCCGACTGCGCCCTGATGGTCTCCGGCTCCGTCAGCCTCGAACTGCTGGCCCGTCGGACGCCCGCGGCGGTGCTCTACCAGTGCAACTGGCCCACCTATATCCTTGGTCGATTGCTGGTGACCTGCCGATACATGTCACTCCCCAATCTGATCGCCCGTCGGCAGATCATGCCCGAGTATGTGTGCGTGGGCGATCCGGAAGCCGTGGTCCGGCAGCTCGTGGTCGATCTCGACACCTGGCTCAGTCAGCCGGCGGCCCTGGAACATGCCCGGACGGAGCTTGGCGAGCTCCGTGAGCGAATCCACAGTACGGGCGCCACCGGACGCGTGGCCGGACTGCTGCTGGAGCGACTGCAGCCGGCGGAAGTGGCAGATCGCATCGCCGCCTGA
- a CDS encoding carboxypeptidase regulatory-like domain-containing protein, which produces MESLLADAAAKSVLLLLMTAIACSVLRSASASTRHFLWVVSLAMLLALPALAMLLPPAFIWHLPADASAWVPAAPESRELATATEQAGAARPLKMRPRAQLLVDDEGDLLPMPGAPGLIAERPAERVEPNHRAALSSGSLLLTVWGIGAGLMLLPLVVGTWAGFRLRGTFPAVRCGVLHDALTAAAGELRMTPPVLHVSPGNAMPMVWGVLRGHLLLPDAANAWEAGHLQAVLLHELAHLRRRDPLSMVVGQLARAAYWFNPLAWWAVSQMRVERERACDDYVLRRDMKPSDYAALLLELTANLCPAGAASVALAMADAPRLEGRLRTILDPHQNRRVVTGGAVAATLLAAVAATVSLSLVRASDEPPASPAPSSPAEPVATESASMPPVAPESPPAGTTEPDQAENAKLQEMVTKLTALSQDKFRDMQPGELAGIVFDEQFQPLAGVQVDAWTFQAGNETTTDANGAFRLKVGDDDPNVEIRYSKPGYSPMHLTEWPVGEFALMRLDKKTWIEGTVRDSAGKPVARATIKGVQGEKHTLHAVIPGPTTLTTTDSAGKYRMYVFPDTYDIQVSVPGVGVSRTTGLEVAHGEAKPLDIGLKPAVRFEARVVDATTRQPVEKVVLWKCFDASVLGVSDAEGKIVIDGLLPGEFEFNVGQGEPESCSETPCYRHGILGRWWSTDAVHEHQRREIERDGRQRNFDDLTFNLSVGMPPVTIEVERGVTFSGHVYDPDGKPVEGATVAPAKTGSGNSLTGDTRYSTRTGSDGSYRVVMPAGNGFQYNLMAHDGDYSEWRNWANTVSDPLRTKPGQSFDNFDFKLSRPATVRGRLVIDGDRIVGDREVTAQAADLRENRYYDPTVKVKEDGSFELKFIRPGRQRIQLKPRGTVVEVDLKEGQVLEGVELRGEPDRRSITSQMKNRTFRVKILDSSGLPAAGQQIRLNTDHPLSLNFYELAGDRDGLEGRLRTSGNYPATDAEGHIDLPGGNSLFGEYDTEAMIVAIDAVQREGAIGLLHADSKSPETTLRMAPLQEVAVSVSTEALPPTDETISFRLESRRRSVVYRDSVTSPFALQLPPGDFALKITHPLAIPETVNFTVKPDGPPPTLPAIRLRPSPLAKLLGQPAPELRSVEEWRFGDAVRMVDLRDRVVILAFWDRSDHGWNTSIPTLKKLRASYPETEVVIIGVFNHFWLDQLPQSELWGGQDLPFRVALVDRSRTEFEGIESPIQGRVMADYGVTRCPTTLLIDKRGNVASLLHADDFEGTKEQIDSLLGK; this is translated from the coding sequence ATGGAATCGCTTCTGGCCGATGCTGCAGCAAAGAGCGTTCTGCTCCTCTTGATGACCGCGATCGCGTGCTCGGTTCTGCGCAGCGCATCTGCGTCGACCCGGCACTTCCTCTGGGTCGTCTCGCTGGCAATGCTGCTCGCGCTCCCGGCCTTGGCCATGCTGCTGCCTCCAGCCTTCATCTGGCATCTCCCCGCAGACGCGTCGGCCTGGGTTCCCGCCGCTCCCGAATCGCGAGAACTTGCAACTGCGACCGAACAGGCCGGCGCTGCAAGACCCCTGAAGATGCGACCGCGTGCTCAGCTCCTGGTCGACGACGAGGGGGACTTGCTCCCCATGCCCGGCGCTCCAGGATTGATCGCAGAAAGGCCGGCGGAACGTGTGGAACCGAACCACCGTGCTGCGCTTTCATCCGGATCTCTCCTCCTGACGGTGTGGGGCATCGGAGCCGGACTGATGCTGCTTCCGCTCGTTGTCGGAACCTGGGCCGGTTTCCGGCTCCGCGGGACGTTTCCTGCCGTCCGCTGCGGAGTGCTGCACGACGCCCTGACTGCAGCGGCCGGCGAGCTGCGGATGACGCCGCCGGTGCTGCACGTGAGTCCCGGCAACGCCATGCCGATGGTCTGGGGAGTCTTGCGCGGCCATCTGCTCCTGCCGGACGCCGCCAACGCCTGGGAAGCCGGTCACCTGCAGGCGGTGCTGCTGCACGAACTGGCGCATCTGCGTCGCCGCGACCCATTGAGCATGGTCGTCGGGCAACTGGCGAGAGCCGCTTACTGGTTCAATCCGCTGGCCTGGTGGGCCGTCAGCCAGATGCGTGTCGAACGCGAACGAGCCTGCGACGACTACGTCCTGCGCCGCGACATGAAGCCGAGCGACTACGCCGCACTTCTGCTGGAGCTGACCGCGAATCTTTGCCCGGCCGGCGCGGCATCGGTTGCTCTCGCGATGGCCGACGCGCCCCGGCTCGAAGGCCGGCTGCGCACCATTCTCGATCCGCACCAGAACCGCCGCGTCGTGACGGGGGGCGCGGTCGCCGCCACTCTCCTGGCGGCCGTTGCGGCCACGGTGTCGCTGTCGCTGGTGCGTGCGTCGGACGAACCGCCAGCTTCGCCGGCCCCGAGCTCGCCTGCAGAGCCCGTCGCAACTGAGTCCGCATCCATGCCGCCGGTCGCTCCGGAAAGCCCGCCCGCCGGAACGACAGAGCCGGACCAGGCCGAGAACGCCAAGCTCCAGGAGATGGTCACGAAGCTGACGGCGTTGTCGCAGGACAAGTTTCGCGACATGCAGCCGGGCGAACTCGCCGGGATCGTCTTCGACGAGCAGTTCCAGCCCCTCGCGGGCGTGCAGGTTGACGCGTGGACGTTCCAGGCCGGCAACGAAACAACGACCGACGCCAATGGTGCATTCCGTCTGAAGGTCGGCGACGACGACCCGAACGTCGAAATCCGCTACAGCAAACCGGGCTATTCACCGATGCATCTCACGGAATGGCCCGTCGGCGAATTCGCCCTGATGCGTCTCGACAAGAAGACCTGGATCGAAGGGACGGTGCGAGACTCGGCCGGTAAACCGGTTGCCAGGGCAACGATCAAGGGCGTGCAAGGGGAAAAACATACGCTTCACGCCGTCATCCCCGGTCCGACGACGCTGACGACGACCGATTCCGCCGGCAAGTATCGCATGTACGTCTTCCCGGACACGTACGACATTCAGGTGAGCGTCCCCGGCGTCGGCGTCTCCCGCACCACCGGGCTCGAAGTGGCCCACGGGGAAGCGAAGCCGCTGGACATCGGTCTCAAGCCCGCCGTGCGCTTCGAAGCTCGTGTGGTCGACGCCACAACGCGACAGCCCGTCGAGAAAGTCGTGTTGTGGAAGTGTTTCGACGCCAGCGTCCTCGGCGTGTCCGACGCAGAGGGCAAAATTGTGATCGACGGCTTGCTGCCGGGCGAATTTGAATTCAATGTCGGCCAGGGCGAGCCGGAATCCTGCAGCGAAACGCCTTGCTACCGGCACGGAATCCTGGGCCGCTGGTGGTCGACGGACGCGGTCCACGAGCACCAGCGACGCGAGATCGAACGCGACGGCCGGCAGCGCAATTTCGACGACCTGACGTTCAACCTGTCGGTCGGGATGCCGCCGGTCACGATCGAAGTCGAGCGCGGAGTCACCTTCAGCGGCCACGTTTACGATCCGGACGGCAAGCCGGTGGAAGGGGCCACGGTCGCACCGGCGAAGACTGGTTCCGGCAACTCGCTGACCGGCGACACCCGCTACAGCACCCGGACCGGCAGCGACGGCAGCTATCGGGTGGTCATGCCGGCCGGCAACGGATTTCAATACAACCTGATGGCGCACGACGGCGATTACTCCGAGTGGCGGAACTGGGCGAATACGGTTTCCGATCCGCTCCGGACGAAGCCGGGGCAGTCGTTCGACAATTTCGACTTCAAGCTCAGCCGCCCGGCGACGGTTCGCGGACGATTGGTGATCGACGGCGACCGCATCGTCGGCGATCGCGAGGTCACCGCGCAGGCGGCCGATCTGCGCGAGAACCGCTATTACGATCCGACCGTTAAAGTGAAGGAGGATGGCTCGTTCGAGCTGAAGTTTATCCGCCCGGGACGGCAGCGGATTCAATTGAAACCGCGCGGGACCGTTGTAGAAGTGGATCTGAAGGAGGGGCAAGTTCTGGAAGGCGTTGAATTGCGCGGGGAACCCGATCGTCGATCCATCACGTCACAGATGAAAAACCGGACGTTTCGTGTCAAGATCCTCGACAGTTCAGGCCTGCCGGCGGCCGGGCAGCAGATCCGACTTAATACCGACCATCCCCTGTCGTTGAACTTCTACGAACTGGCCGGCGATCGAGACGGCCTGGAGGGGCGACTACGAACGTCGGGAAACTATCCCGCCACCGACGCAGAAGGGCACATCGATCTTCCAGGCGGCAATTCTCTGTTCGGCGAGTATGACACGGAAGCCATGATCGTCGCCATTGATGCAGTCCAGCGAGAAGGAGCGATCGGCCTACTGCATGCCGATTCGAAATCTCCGGAAACGACGCTTCGCATGGCCCCCCTGCAAGAAGTCGCCGTCTCCGTATCGACTGAAGCCCTTCCACCGACTGACGAAACGATTTCGTTCCGTCTGGAGTCAAGGCGTCGATCGGTCGTGTACCGCGATTCGGTGACGAGCCCGTTTGCTCTCCAACTGCCTCCCGGTGACTTCGCCCTGAAGATCACCCACCCGCTCGCAATCCCGGAAACGGTGAACTTCACCGTGAAACCCGACGGCCCGCCACCGACGCTTCCTGCGATTCGCCTGCGTCCCTCTCCCCTGGCCAAGCTGCTGGGCCAGCCGGCCCCCGAGCTGCGCAGCGTCGAGGAATGGCGTTTCGGCGACGCCGTCCGGATGGTCGATCTGCGGGACCGCGTGGTCATTCTGGCGTTCTGGGATCGTTCGGATCACGGCTGGAATACTTCGATTCCCACGCTCAAGAAGCTCCGCGCGTCCTATCCCGAAACAGAAGTTGTCATCATCGGCGTCTTCAACCACTTCTGGCTGGACCAGCTTCCGCAGTCGGAACTCTGGGGCGGGCAGGATCTCCCCTTCCGCGTCGCCCTGGTCGACAGGAGTCGGACGGAATTTGAAGGAATCGAAAGCCCGATCCAGGGGAGGGTCATGGCGGACTACGGCGTCACCCGTTGTCCGACCACGCTGCTGATCGACAAGCGGGGCAATGTCGCATCGCTGCTGCACGCCGACGATTTCGAAGGGACCAAGGAGCAGATCGACAGTCTTCTTGGCAAGTAG